TCCTCTTTCTCAGGCATACTGATCTCATAGCCCGGGGCGTTAATGTCTGGGTAGGCATGCATCTTGTGCTCATGAATGTCCAAGCCTTCTATTTCCTCCCGCTCAGTCACTCTGATGCCCATGGTGACCTTGAGCACATACCACACCACAAACGCAAACCCAAAGGAGAAGACCGCCACGGCCCCAATGCCTATCAGTTGGCTGATTAACTGCTGCGTGCCGGCCAGTTTCCCGAACAGACCCACCGCCAGCGTTCCCCAGAGGCCGCACACCAGGTGCACCGAAAGCGCTCCCACCGGGTCGTCCAACTTCAGTTTATCAAAAAATACCACTCCCAGCACTACCAGGCCTCCGGCCACGCCCCCAATCACCACTGAGTCTACCACGCCCATTTGGTCGGCGCCAGCGGTAATGCCCACCAAGCCGGCCAGAATGCCGTTGAGTACCATGGTAAGGTCATTTGACTTAAAAAGAACGTTAGAGACCAGGCAAGCGCCCACTGCACCGGCCGCCGCAGCCAGGCTAGTCATCACCAACACCCTGGAAACCGCACCTGGCTCCGCTGACAGCACCGAGCCACCGTTAAACCCAAACCAGCCCAGCCACAGGATAAACACGCCAATGGTAGCCAAGGGAATGCTGTGCCCCGGGATGGGTTTTACTTTGCCCTCTACGTATTTGCCAATTCTGGGCCCCAGCAGCAGTATACCAGCCAGCGCTCCCCATCCGCCCACAGAGTGCACAATGGTGGAACCGGCAAAGTCATAGAACGGGGTGGCCAGCGTATTCAGGAAACCTCCGCCCCACTTCCACATACCCACTATAGGGTAGCACAGGCCCACAAACAGGATGGAGAAGACCATAAAGCTGGAGAACTTGATCCGCTCGGCCACTGCCCCAGAGACAATGGTAGCCGCGGTGGCCGCGAACATACCCTGGAAAAGGAAATCGGTCCAGAAGGTGTAGCCGGCGTTATAGGCAGAGGTCTCCCCGCCCTCTGGCAACGTAATGCCAAAACCAGCGAAACCAAAGAAGCTTCCGGCAAAATCTGCACCCGGGTACATGAGGGAGAACCCCCACAGGGCGTAGGCCAGCAGGCCAAGGGGCGGAATCATGCTGTTCTTAAACAAGATGTTCACCGTGTTTTTAGAGCGGGCCAGGCCAGACTCCAGCGTGGCGAACCCCAGGTGCATGATGAAAACCAGGAAGATGGATACCATCATCCAGACGTTGTTGATGACGAATAATTCTTTTGACATGGTACTAGTAATTAGTGAGTAAGAAATTGTTTATTAGTTGGAAAATCTAAGGTCTACAGGGCCAGTTCGCCCACATCTCCGGTCCTGATCCGGATCACTTCTTCCACGTCCATGATGAAGATCTTGCCGTCTCCTACCTTGCCGGTGGTCGCTACCTTGAGTATAATGGAGACCACCGCGTCTACCTGTTCATCTGGGGCAATGATCTCTACCTTGGTTCTGGGAATAAACCCCACGTTATAGGTAGTGCCGCGGTACACCTGAGAGGCCCCATGCTCCAGCCCGAACCCCTTCACATCATAGGTAGACATGAACGGAATGCCTATCTCCGCCAGGGCCTCATACACATCCTCAAATTTGGACGTTCTAATGATTGCTTCAATCTTCTTCATAAACCTTCATTTTTATTTTTAACTTGTTCTTAAAGGGTCTGTTTTTATTATCTATGATGAATATAGTAATCAAGACCTTAAATACAATAGGGTGTTTTCCATAAAAACCTACCAATACCCAAAAAATACCCTAATTTTTATAGTCTCACGTAAATTTAAACTCTCCCATTTTTCTATCATGTTTTAAATACCGTTAAGATTTTTCAGGAGAGTACCTGATTTTCCTTCCCCCTTCAAGAAAACAGAAAGTTTTTTACTTAAAACCTACTGAAAATCGCCATCCCTTACGGAAATCATATAATCCCGGAAAAGCCGTTAAAAATTTTTTATTTTTTTTAAGTTTTTTCAGAAAACTTAGCAGAGAAAAAACAGAGGGGCAGCCAAAAGGCAAAAAG
This Rufibacter radiotolerans DNA region includes the following protein-coding sequences:
- a CDS encoding ammonium transporter; protein product: MSKELFVINNVWMMVSIFLVFIMHLGFATLESGLARSKNTVNILFKNSMIPPLGLLAYALWGFSLMYPGADFAGSFFGFAGFGITLPEGGETSAYNAGYTFWTDFLFQGMFAATAATIVSGAVAERIKFSSFMVFSILFVGLCYPIVGMWKWGGGFLNTLATPFYDFAGSTIVHSVGGWGALAGILLLGPRIGKYVEGKVKPIPGHSIPLATIGVFILWLGWFGFNGGSVLSAEPGAVSRVLVMTSLAAAAGAVGACLVSNVLFKSNDLTMVLNGILAGLVGITAGADQMGVVDSVVIGGVAGGLVVLGVVFFDKLKLDDPVGALSVHLVCGLWGTLAVGLFGKLAGTQQLISQLIGIGAVAVFSFGFAFVVWYVLKVTMGIRVTEREEIEGLDIHEHKMHAYPDINAPGYEISMPEKEEVLVPQLPARAAVTA
- a CDS encoding P-II family nitrogen regulator — translated: MKKIEAIIRTSKFEDVYEALAEIGIPFMSTYDVKGFGLEHGASQVYRGTTYNVGFIPRTKVEIIAPDEQVDAVVSIILKVATTGKVGDGKIFIMDVEEVIRIRTGDVGELAL